The proteins below are encoded in one region of Leptospira johnsonii:
- a CDS encoding Y-family DNA polymerase, translated as MSSIDVNRNRIFALVDVNDFYVSCERLFKPDLNGKPVVVMSNNDGCAVSRSEEAKALGIRMGMPVFQAREILQGRELITLSSNYTLYGDISFRFQETLESLCPNIEPYSIDECFLELTDLAEAKKDLYSFAQLIKQRVERWLGIPVCVGVGATKTLAKVANQLAKSNIKHRGVFMIPNNKISSILSKVPVADIWGIGPAYQRLLMENGIESAYDFSQLRKDWIRKNMTVVGLRTAYELCGFSCYDLETNPQTKKEIVVARAFGERVKDLESLIEATCTYLLRAVEKLWKENRFAQTLTIYIRTDPFRKEEKQYSQAVRVEIPVATHDLMELQDYCIQALKQIYKPNILYKKSGVMLSDLVKMEEIQADIFYKPKDSKITKLITSINANFVSGKVRTAITGFGYRNWRMRRGKISPFYTSKWKDVPVIKSK; from the coding sequence TTGTCATCCATCGATGTAAATAGGAATCGAATTTTCGCTTTAGTTGACGTAAATGATTTCTATGTATCTTGCGAAAGACTTTTTAAACCAGATCTGAATGGTAAGCCAGTCGTTGTCATGTCAAACAACGATGGCTGTGCTGTCTCTCGAAGTGAAGAGGCGAAAGCTCTTGGGATACGAATGGGAATGCCAGTTTTCCAAGCCAGAGAAATTCTCCAAGGTAGGGAACTAATTACATTATCGAGCAATTATACCTTGTATGGCGATATTAGTTTTCGATTCCAGGAAACCTTAGAATCTCTTTGCCCAAATATTGAACCTTACTCTATCGATGAATGTTTTCTAGAACTTACCGATCTAGCTGAAGCCAAGAAAGATTTATATTCATTCGCTCAATTAATTAAACAACGAGTAGAACGATGGCTTGGTATTCCTGTATGCGTTGGAGTGGGAGCTACAAAAACATTAGCTAAAGTTGCAAACCAATTAGCTAAATCTAACATTAAACATCGTGGAGTTTTTATGATACCGAATAATAAAATCTCATCTATCTTATCCAAAGTACCGGTAGCAGATATTTGGGGAATAGGTCCGGCCTACCAAAGACTACTTATGGAAAATGGAATAGAATCCGCCTACGATTTTAGTCAGCTGAGAAAGGATTGGATTCGTAAAAATATGACCGTCGTTGGACTGAGAACCGCTTATGAACTTTGTGGATTTTCCTGCTATGATTTAGAAACTAACCCTCAAACGAAAAAGGAAATAGTAGTAGCAAGAGCGTTCGGCGAAAGAGTTAAAGATTTAGAATCTCTGATAGAAGCAACATGCACTTATCTATTACGCGCAGTAGAAAAGCTTTGGAAGGAAAATCGATTCGCTCAAACTTTAACTATCTATATTCGTACCGATCCTTTCAGAAAGGAGGAAAAACAATATTCGCAAGCTGTCCGAGTAGAAATTCCGGTAGCAACGCATGATCTTATGGAACTTCAAGATTATTGCATTCAAGCTCTGAAACAAATATATAAGCCGAATATTCTCTATAAAAAATCCGGAGTAATGTTGTCCGATTTAGTTAAAATGGAAGAAATTCAAGCAGATATTTTCTATAAGCCTAAAGATTCCAAGATTACAAAACTAATCACAAGCATTAATGCCAACTTCGTGTCGGGTAAGGTTAGAACCGCTATTACAGGGTTTGGTTATCGAAATTGGAGAATGCGAAGAGGCAAAATATCTCCATTCTACACTTCAAAGTGGAAAGATGTTCCTGTAATAAAATCAAAATGA
- a CDS encoding S24 family peptidase, with protein sequence MAGFPKPSEDYFQKRLDPKELLEQNPATTFYMRISGNTWKRHGIVDKDFLVIDRSLEPSHGKMAVVTYMGDFSIRRIGKIQGRLCFLELDEKANIVPVELESDVQIWGIITFVIHRCK encoded by the coding sequence ATGGCCGGCTTCCCGAAACCCTCTGAGGATTATTTTCAAAAGAGATTAGATCCGAAGGAGTTGTTGGAACAAAATCCCGCAACGACGTTTTACATGCGTATTTCAGGAAACACCTGGAAAAGGCATGGGATTGTTGATAAAGATTTTTTAGTCATCGATAGATCCTTAGAACCAAGTCATGGAAAAATGGCCGTCGTCACTTACATGGGTGATTTTTCGATAAGACGGATAGGTAAGATCCAAGGTCGTTTGTGTTTCCTGGAGTTAGATGAAAAAGCAAACATTGTTCCCGTTGAGTTAGAGAGCGATGTTCAGATATGGGGTATAATAACCTTTGTCATCCATCGATGTAAATAG
- a CDS encoding TIGR04282 family arsenosugar biosynthesis glycosyltransferase, with protein sequence MKGPILNIFLKNPVPGKVKTRLAKDIGEEAALEVYQALVEKTRTACKDLDIPKVLWFDSYLPNPSDLGSWGHSPLLIRKQEGKDLGEKMRNAFLYCFQNGSGPAILIGSDCPELDLLHLKEAYQILDHKDVVLGPAKDGGYYLVGLKSDTPELFHGIEWSTETVFARSLEKLQWARKQVGLLPVLSDLDDVQDLEYFESKGILDWKKNGS encoded by the coding sequence ATGAAAGGTCCCATCTTGAATATATTCCTAAAAAATCCAGTCCCGGGAAAAGTGAAAACACGCTTGGCCAAAGACATAGGAGAAGAAGCCGCACTGGAAGTATACCAAGCCCTGGTTGAAAAAACCAGAACCGCCTGCAAAGACTTGGATATTCCTAAGGTCCTTTGGTTCGATTCTTATCTTCCAAATCCATCCGATCTAGGAAGTTGGGGACATTCTCCATTACTCATCCGTAAACAAGAAGGAAAGGATCTGGGGGAAAAGATGAGAAACGCATTCCTGTATTGTTTCCAGAACGGTTCGGGTCCTGCAATACTGATCGGAAGCGATTGTCCCGAGTTGGACCTACTACATCTCAAAGAAGCATATCAGATCTTAGATCATAAAGACGTTGTTTTAGGGCCGGCGAAAGACGGAGGTTATTATCTAGTAGGACTCAAGTCGGATACTCCCGAACTTTTTCATGGAATAGAATGGAGTACTGAAACTGTTTTTGCAAGAAGTTTGGAAAAGCTACAATGGGCCAGAAAACAAGTGGGACTTCTTCCGGTATTATCCGACCTGGATGATGTCCAAGATCTGGAATATTTCGAATCCAAAGGGATCTTGGATTGGAAAAAGAACGGCTCCTGA
- a CDS encoding sterol desaturase family protein translates to MEKINLITIAIPFFFLLIGLELAFSWYHKRKLYRLNDSINDLSAGIASQIFGIIFKTITFFAYLWVYENWRIFNLPSWPSEPVSWMPSSEVLGLSASTWAWTIVIAVWVTCFVLYDLAYYWLHRLSHEVNFLWAGHVVHHQSEEYNLTVALRQASFHGLFTWIFYIPLAIIGFSPIVMVLNGQLNLIYQFWIHTKAIDKFPKWFEAVFNTPSHHRVHHGINPKYIDRNHGGTLIVFDKWFGTFQAEEETPVYGTVKPLRSFNPLWANVHYWVEMWEQAKQSPRWSDKIKAFLAMPGWRPQDLGGQYPIPEVDEKTFKKYDVTLTKSLTAYAVTWFVLTLVGTFSMLVKVNTIPTGLLYLIFFFSIFSLTTVGGILDLKRWTLYLEPVRIALLVGTAFLLGVSTGTAFIAAGFGALSLAWFFSQRHLFTEWKDIDPAKEIQSRAA, encoded by the coding sequence ATGGAAAAAATAAATCTTATCACAATCGCAATTCCGTTTTTCTTTTTGCTGATCGGGTTAGAGCTCGCATTCTCCTGGTATCATAAAAGAAAACTCTATCGTCTGAACGATTCGATCAACGATCTTAGCGCTGGGATCGCTAGTCAAATTTTCGGGATCATTTTTAAGACGATTACATTTTTCGCCTATCTTTGGGTGTATGAGAATTGGAGAATATTCAATCTTCCTTCTTGGCCGAGCGAGCCTGTTTCTTGGATGCCTTCTTCCGAAGTATTGGGTCTTTCCGCTTCTACCTGGGCTTGGACAATCGTTATAGCAGTTTGGGTCACCTGTTTCGTTCTATATGATCTGGCTTATTATTGGCTCCATAGATTAAGTCATGAAGTCAATTTCCTTTGGGCGGGACATGTTGTTCACCATCAAAGTGAAGAATATAATTTGACTGTTGCGTTACGTCAGGCAAGCTTTCATGGACTTTTCACTTGGATCTTCTATATTCCATTAGCAATCATAGGATTTTCTCCCATCGTAATGGTCCTGAACGGGCAATTAAATTTGATCTATCAATTCTGGATCCATACAAAAGCAATCGATAAATTCCCAAAATGGTTCGAGGCAGTATTCAATACACCTTCCCATCACAGAGTTCACCACGGGATCAATCCTAAGTATATCGATAGAAACCATGGCGGAACATTGATCGTTTTTGATAAATGGTTCGGAACTTTCCAAGCAGAAGAAGAAACGCCAGTTTACGGAACAGTCAAACCTCTTCGCAGCTTCAATCCATTATGGGCGAATGTTCATTACTGGGTAGAGATGTGGGAGCAGGCAAAACAAAGCCCTCGTTGGTCCGATAAGATCAAAGCATTCTTAGCAATGCCAGGATGGAGACCACAGGATCTAGGAGGACAATATCCTATCCCTGAAGTGGACGAAAAAACATTCAAAAAATATGATGTAACTCTTACCAAGAGTTTAACCGCTTATGCAGTGACCTGGTTTGTTCTTACATTGGTCGGAACATTCTCCATGTTGGTAAAAGTAAATACTATTCCGACTGGACTATTGTATCTGATCTTCTTCTTCAGTATATTCTCCTTAACAACTGTAGGAGGGATCTTAGATCTGAAACGCTGGACATTGTATTTAGAACCTGTGCGAATTGCACTCTTGGTAGGAACTGCATTCCTTTTAGGAGTTTCTACAGGAACAGCGTTTATCGCAGCAGGATTCGGTGCACTTTCACTTGCATGGTTTTTTTCCCAAAGACACCTGTTTACAGAATGGAAGGACATAGATCCAGCAAAAGAGATCCAGAGTAGAGCCGCTTAA
- a CDS encoding LIC_12337 family protein produces MKLQNRRSILPKVVLALLVFFGITAGFKFNFGAKKEKNHIPFSLNVSLLKPLHASADEWGFVRGSASWARGNSLFMDDVIGSIQSNPGIVFLASQPGGLVQNNFSTTSGTDFTISIKLGGTFTASSTAYTGTKTFSNYLELRNEGTTGTADIALQFYWDDNPRDSTQDGALVRYRLQMLNPSQDGGSSADIESYVYSPDVTAGGFYDTAGFPNQGLVQVYSWDNKLANDSEIGNNATKGRVILEEMDNRTVFCFKTVVRILGTADLMPTAYPNEGFCNNASANNEYYKLAYSQKLTGDLEVTAKSGWEEPSGATLSTGDGSLCGTIVSLNYGLFNMNGFVKDFVDASAIPSNYVQSTRVDNLYARIGTSGKSGDSGDDKSVLWDDLRKSTIDALDIVFENSPTL; encoded by the coding sequence GTGAAATTACAAAATCGTCGTTCTATACTTCCTAAAGTCGTTTTGGCTTTATTGGTTTTTTTCGGGATCACCGCGGGTTTTAAGTTTAACTTCGGGGCCAAGAAGGAAAAAAATCATATTCCGTTTTCTTTAAATGTTTCTCTACTTAAACCATTGCACGCATCTGCGGACGAATGGGGTTTTGTGAGAGGATCTGCTTCCTGGGCCCGTGGAAATTCACTCTTTATGGATGATGTGATTGGTTCGATCCAATCGAATCCTGGGATTGTTTTTTTAGCAAGTCAACCTGGAGGACTCGTGCAGAATAATTTCTCCACTACTTCCGGAACAGATTTTACGATCTCTATTAAGTTGGGAGGAACATTCACTGCTTCTTCCACTGCGTATACTGGCACTAAGACATTCTCCAATTATTTGGAATTGAGAAACGAAGGTACAACTGGCACCGCAGATATCGCGCTACAATTCTATTGGGACGATAATCCTAGAGACTCTACACAAGACGGTGCTCTCGTGCGATACCGTTTGCAAATGTTGAACCCTTCTCAAGATGGTGGCTCCTCAGCGGACATTGAAAGTTATGTATATTCTCCGGATGTAACTGCTGGCGGATTTTACGATACTGCAGGATTTCCGAACCAAGGATTGGTACAAGTATATTCTTGGGATAATAAATTAGCGAACGATTCTGAGATCGGAAATAATGCAACAAAAGGAAGAGTGATCTTGGAAGAAATGGACAATCGTACCGTTTTCTGCTTCAAGACAGTGGTTAGAATTCTTGGAACTGCAGACTTAATGCCTACAGCTTATCCGAATGAAGGGTTCTGTAATAACGCTTCCGCTAATAATGAATATTATAAATTAGCTTATAGCCAAAAGCTTACAGGCGATCTAGAAGTTACTGCAAAGTCTGGTTGGGAAGAACCGTCAGGAGCAACTTTGTCTACTGGTGACGGAAGTCTTTGCGGAACCATCGTCTCCTTGAATTATGGATTGTTTAATATGAATGGATTTGTGAAGGATTTTGTAGATGCTTCTGCTATCCCTTCTAATTATGTTCAATCAACTCGTGTGGATAATCTTTACGCAAGGATTGGAACTTCTGGTAAGTCCGGAGATTCGGGTGACGATAAATCAGTTCTTTGGGACGATTTGAGAAAGTCTACTATTGATGCTTTGGATATAGTGTTCGAGAATTCTCCGACTTTGTAA
- a CDS encoding saccharopine dehydrogenase family protein produces the protein MAESKWMIYGANGYTGELIARRAVSRGLKPVLAGRSRGKIEELANELRLEYKIFDLNNTNEVGSNIQGFQLVLHCAGPFTQTSVPMAKACISKKVHYLDITGEIPVYESLQALGEEAEKAGVLLLPGVGFDIVPTDCLASSLKESLSKPKFLELAFVGLSEVSPGTMKSALAQLPYGSKVRRDGQMVGVPHLSRSREVIAGGKTYKVYGIPWGDVFTAYISTGIPNIDVYTDIPSGQVNALRYFKPIISLLKIPFVLKGVQALVGKTIKGPGERTRTLVKTTVWGEVRSEEGKKSTKVLECKEGYEFTVESSLAAVSKVLSGKGGKGFKTPSLAFGSEFVLEIPGSKWKDISN, from the coding sequence ATGGCAGAATCTAAGTGGATGATTTATGGAGCGAACGGTTACACAGGTGAACTGATCGCAAGAAGAGCAGTGTCTCGAGGTTTAAAACCAGTACTAGCAGGAAGAAGCAGAGGCAAAATTGAAGAGCTCGCAAACGAACTGCGTTTAGAATATAAAATTTTCGATTTAAATAATACAAACGAGGTCGGCTCGAATATCCAAGGATTCCAACTCGTTCTACATTGTGCGGGACCTTTTACTCAAACCTCTGTTCCGATGGCCAAGGCATGTATTTCTAAAAAAGTCCATTATCTGGATATCACTGGAGAAATTCCTGTGTATGAATCTCTGCAAGCTTTAGGAGAAGAAGCGGAGAAAGCAGGAGTTCTTCTTTTGCCTGGGGTGGGATTTGATATTGTTCCTACAGATTGTCTAGCTTCTTCTTTAAAAGAATCTCTTTCTAAGCCTAAGTTTTTGGAACTTGCATTCGTAGGATTGAGTGAGGTTTCTCCTGGAACTATGAAAAGTGCACTCGCGCAATTGCCTTACGGCTCTAAGGTAAGAAGGGACGGGCAAATGGTTGGAGTTCCTCATCTGAGCAGAAGTAGGGAAGTCATCGCAGGTGGGAAAACCTACAAGGTGTACGGGATCCCTTGGGGAGACGTATTCACCGCATATATTTCTACAGGTATCCCGAATATTGACGTGTATACGGATATTCCTTCCGGACAGGTGAATGCGTTACGCTATTTTAAACCGATCATTTCTTTATTAAAAATTCCTTTTGTATTAAAAGGAGTCCAGGCCTTGGTAGGAAAAACGATTAAGGGCCCGGGAGAAAGAACAAGGACCCTGGTCAAAACGACTGTATGGGGAGAAGTTCGATCCGAAGAAGGAAAAAAGTCTACGAAAGTTTTAGAATGCAAAGAAGGCTACGAATTCACAGTGGAATCATCACTTGCTGCGGTTTCTAAGGTACTTTCCGGAAAAGGTGGAAAAGGATTTAAGACCCCGAGCCTTGCTTTTGGTTCCGAATTCGTTTTAGAAATTCCTGGATCTAAATGGAAAGATATTTCAAATTGA